The Ralstonia sp. RRA DNA segment GATGCCGTTCGTGTAACGGCCGAGCATGCGGTCCAGGATGATGTCCATGTCGGTGTTGACGTAGGACTTGGCGGCGATGGTCTCGGCCGTCTTGCGGCGGTTCGACGCCGAGGCATCGATAAACTTGCCCGCCTCCAGCACCGCAGCCGTCAGCGCGCGTGCGGTGTTCGGATACTTCTGCACGAACTCCGCCGTGGTGCCGAGCACCTTCTCCGGGTGGTCCTTCCAGATGGCCTGTGTCGTCTCGGCGGTAAAGCCGATGTTGTCGGCAATCGCACGGGCGCCCCACGGCTCGCCCACGCAGTAGCCATCCATGTTGCCCACGCGCATGTTGGCCACCATCTGCGGCGGCGGCACGGTGATGGCCTTCGCGTCCTGCAGCGGATGGATGCCGTGCGCGGCAAGCCAGTAGTACAGCCACATCGCGTGCGTGCCGGTCGGGAAGGTCTGCGCAAACACGTACTCGCGTTTGTCCTTCGCCATCACGGCCTTGAGCGATGCGCCGTCTTTGACGCCCGCTTCCTTGAGCTTGTTCGACAGCGTGATGGCCTGGCCGTTGTTGTTGAGCGTCATCAGCACGGCCATGTCTTTCTTCGGCCCGCCAATGCCGAGCTGCACGCCGTAGATCAGCCCGTAGAGCACGTGCGCCGCATCCAAGTCGCCCGACACCAGCTTGTCGCGTACGCCTGCCCACGAGGCCTCTTTCGACGGCGTGATCTTGATGCCGTACTTCTTGTCGATGCCCAGGGTGGATGCCATCACCACCGACGCGCAGTCGGTCAGCGGGATGAAGCCGACCTTCAGCTCGGCCTTCTCAGGCGCATCGGAGCCAGCGGCCCAGGCACCAGCACGCACCAGCGGATCGATCAATGCCACGGCACTCCCTCCTGCAATGGTTGCCGCGGCCTTGATGACGCTGCGGCGCTTCGGATTGATCGGGTTGACGACGGGGTCAGTCTTGTCTGGCGCGGCCATCCATGGCTCCAAAGAAAAAGCGCCCCGATGCGCGGCCACGTCCCTCCATGATGGGGAGCGCGTTTGCCGTGCATCGAGACGCCGTTGTCTCGCGCCGATACCCACGTTGGCATCGGCTCGCAGCGACACTTGCAAGGGGTATGCCAGCGGTGTTGGTGCATCTCTTGTTTCGTCCCCTGCCGGGGCCGACTTACTTTCTTTGTCTTGCCAAAGAAAGGTAAGCAAAGAAAGGCGCGCCCGAGATGGCGAAAGACTCCTTGAATTTGCGTAACCGGGCGGAGGCGGGGAAAACTCGCTGCGCTCAGACAGTTCCCCGCCTTTTTTCCGCCCGCTTACGAAAATTCAAGGCGCCATCAAGGGCAGGAACGGCCAAACCGTCTGGAGATGTGGGTGAGCGCCGCAGGTGGGGTGTGGCGCGAGGCTGGTGCGTTTCCGGCGCCGGACTTGTGCGGTGCACCAAAACTGGGCGGCGCCGCGTCGGCCTAGCCTGCCATCACGTCAATCACCCGCTGGGCGGCTTCGACCAGCTTGATATTGCGGTCCATCGCCATCTTGCGCAGGCGCTTGAAGGCCTCGTCTTCCGACAGGTTCATCTGCTTCATCAGTAGGCCCTTGGCGCGCTCCAGCACCTTGCGCTCGGCCAGCTGGGTCTTGGCGGTATCCAGTTCGGCGCGCAGTTCGCGCTCGTGCTCGAAGCGCGCATAGGCCACGTCCAGCACGGCCTTGACGCGCGTGGGCTTGATGCCGTCGACGATGTAGGCCGTGATGCCCGCAGCGAACGCCGATTTGATGCGCGCCGCGTCGTCGTTGTCGGTGAACAGCACGATCGGGCGCGGCGCGTGCTGGGTGGCCACGCAGACGTGCTCGATGGTGTCCCGCGCGGCCGACTCGGACGCAACGATCACCATGTCGGGCTGTGCCTGCGCGATGCGGTCGGGCAGGGTGAGGTCGGCGTCGGCCAGGCCCACGTCGATGAAGCCGGCTTCGGCCAAGCCCGCACGGATCAGCTCCAGGTTGATCTGCTCGGCATCCAACGGATCACGCACCAGCAGCACGCGCATCGGCGCGGCCG contains these protein-coding regions:
- a CDS encoding CmpA/NrtA family ABC transporter substrate-binding protein, which gives rise to MAAPDKTDPVVNPINPKRRSVIKAAATIAGGSAVALIDPLVRAGAWAAGSDAPEKAELKVGFIPLTDCASVVMASTLGIDKKYGIKITPSKEASWAGVRDKLVSGDLDAAHVLYGLIYGVQLGIGGPKKDMAVLMTLNNNGQAITLSNKLKEAGVKDGASLKAVMAKDKREYVFAQTFPTGTHAMWLYYWLAAHGIHPLQDAKAITVPPPQMVANMRVGNMDGYCVGEPWGARAIADNIGFTAETTQAIWKDHPEKVLGTTAEFVQKYPNTARALTAAVLEAGKFIDASASNRRKTAETIAAKSYVNTDMDIILDRMLGRYTNGIGKTWDDPDPMRFYHDGAVNFPYLSDGMWFLTQQKRWGLLKTHPDYAAVAKQVNRIDIFKQAAAATGTPLPKNDMRTAKLIDGVVWDAKNPAAYADGFKIKA
- a CDS encoding ANTAR domain-containing protein translates to MQAKPPTPPASPAAPHPAAPMRVLLVRDPLDAEQINLELIRAGLAEAGFIDVGLADADLTLPDRIAQAQPDMVIVASESAARDTIEHVCVATQHAPRPIVLFTDNDDAARIKSAFAAGITAYIVDGIKPTRVKAVLDVAYARFEHERELRAELDTAKTQLAERKVLERAKGLLMKQMNLSEDEAFKRLRKMAMDRNIKLVEAAQRVIDVMAG